The Vibrio aerogenes nucleotide sequence CGTCATCATCGAATAAACCGGGGACGAATTATGCTAGATAAAATCGTCATTGCGAACCGGGGAGAAATCGCGCTGCGGATTCTTCGTGCCTGTAAAGAACTGGGCATCAAAACTGTCGCAGTACACTCAACAGCCGACCGGGATTTAAAGCATGTACTGCTTGCTGATGAATCGATTTGTATCGGTCCACCACGCAGTATTGACAGCTACCTGAATATTCCCCGGATTATTTCTGCCGCTGAAGTGACCGGCGCAATTGCCATTCACCCTGGTTATGGCTTCTTATCAGAGAATGCTGATTTTGCCGAACAGGTTGAACAATCCGGATTTATTTTTGTCGGCCCGAGAGCCGAGACCATCCGGATGATGGGTGACAAAGTCTCAGCGATTAACGCCATGAAGAAAGCCGGTGTTCCCTGTGTCCCAGGCTCAGATGGCCCGCTGGACAACGACAGTGACAAAAATAAAGCGCACGCAAAACGGATTGGCTACCCTGTCATCATCAAAGCTTCCGGCGGCGGCGGCGGTCGGGGGATGCGGGTTGTCCGTAATGAAGGGGAACTGGTTGATTCAATTGCGATGACCCGTGCAGAAGCAAAAGCTGCTTTCAATAACGATATGGTTTACATGGAAAAATTCCTTGAAAATCCGCGTCACGTTGAAGTTCAGGTCATTGCTGACGGACAAGGCGGTGCAATCCATCTTGGTGAACGGGACTGCTCGATGCAACGTCGTCACCAGAAAGTCGTGGAAGAAGCTCCCGCACCGGGCATTACCGAAGAGATGCGTAAATATATCGGTGAACGCTGTACCCGTGCCTGTGTTGAAATTGGTTACCGCGGTGCCGGTACCTTTGAATTCCTTTATGAAAATGGTGAGTTCTATTTCATTGAAATGAACACCCGGATTCAGGTAGAGCACCCGGTCACAGAAATGGTCACCGGCGTTGATCTGATCAAAGAACAGTTGCGCATTGCTGCCGGTCAGCCACTTTCATTTACTCAGGATGATATTAAGCTTCGCGGCCATGCAATCGAATGCCGGATCAATGCTGAAGACCCAGAGCGTTTTCTGCCTTCACCAGGAACCATCGATCTGTTCCATAGCCCCGGAGGTATGGGCGTACGCTGGGAATCTCATATTTATTCCGGCTACACAGTACCACCACATTATGATTCCATGGTCGGCAAACTGATTACTTACGGTGAAAACCGCGATGTCGCAATTGCCCGGATGAAAAATGCCCTGAATGAAATGATTGTTGAAGGGATTAAAACCAATATCCCGCTCCAGCAGGAAATCATGAATGATGAAAACTTCCAGCACGGTGGTGCCAACATCCACTATCTGGAGAAAAAGCTGGGACTACAATAGGCCGGACATTAAAACTAACTTGATAAGGCCACCATCCGGTGGCCTTTTTTTGGTTATACAAAGAATCATACTCATTCATCTCTGAATCAGTGAGGGTTGAATCAGTATGCTTCCGAAAGCAGGAAAGGAAGTCAGTTATGCAAAAAAGGACCGAGATCTATCACCAGTCACAGAAAGAAGCTTGCTGGGCGCTGGTACTCTCTATCCTCTACTTTATCTGGTGGTATGTCAGTGCTTATGGTTTTGCCCCCGCTCCCGGCGATCAACAACTGCCCCAATTGATTTTGGGTCTTCCCGTCTGGTTTTTGCTCTCATGTATCATCGGACCGGCACTGTTTACATTGCTCTGTTTTCTGATGGTGAAATTTTTCTATCGCGATGTCCCGCTCGATATTCAGGATGGTGATGACCATGAATAGCCAACTCATTATCCCGTTAGTCATTTATTTAATGGCGATGTTTGTCATGGCGGCCCTGACCCGTCGTCACCGTCAGTCCGGTGCATTCTTAAACGAATACTTTGTGGGCGGACGCAGCATGGGCGGTTTCGTCCTCGCGATGACCTTAGCTGCTACTTATGCCAGCGCCAGTAGTTTTATCGGCGGACCGGGTGCAGCATATAAAATGGGATTAGGCTGGGTTTTACTGGCCATGATCCAACTCCCGGTGGCGTGGTTAACGTTAGGGATTCTCGGCAAGAAATTCGCAATTGAAGCCCGGCGAAATAATGCCGTGACACTCAATGATATGCTTTACGCCCGCTTTCAGAGCAGAACGGTTGTCATTCTTGCCTCAGTCGCCCTGTTACTGGCATTTTTCGGCACCATGGTTGTCCAGTTTGTCGGCGGAGCGCGTCTGTTACAGACAGTCACCGGACTACCCTACCAGCACGGCCTGTTTTTATTCGCTTTTACGGTCGGAATCTATACCACAATTGGCGGGTTCAGGGCCGTGGTTCTGACTGATACGGTACAAGGAATTATGATGCTGATTGGTACGGTCGCTCTGCTGGCTGGCGTCATTCACGCGGGCGGCAGCCTGGGCGAACTGATCACCAAACTGCATGAGATCGACCCGGCGCTCATAACGCCATACGGGCCGAATCATTTTCTCAGTCAGCCGTTTATGCTGAGCTTTTGGATCCTGGTCTGCTTTGGCATGATCGGGCTGCCTCATACCGCCATTCGTTGTATGGCATACAAAGACAGCCGCTCACTCCATCAGGGCATCGTTATCAGTACCGCGATGGTTGCGCTGCTGATGCTCGGCACACATTTGGCCGGAGCTCTGGGCCGGGCGATCGTACCGGATCTTTCCAGCCCGGATCAAATCATGCCGACCCTGATGATGACAGTGCTGCCACCTTTTTTTGCCGGTATTTTTCTGGCCGGCCCGATGGCAGCAATTATGTCGACCATCGACTCCCAGTTAATTCAGTCTTCTGCGACACTCCTGAAGGATTTATATATCAACTATATCAACCCACAGCTCATGACGCAGAAAGAGTCGGAAACAGAAAGTAAGCTCAACCGGCTATCGTTGTGGATCACCGCTATTTTCAGCTTACTGGTCTTTATCGCAGCCACAAATCCGCCGGATATGATCATCTGGCTGAATTTGCTGGCATTAGGCGGGTTACAAGCTGTTTTTCTCTGGCCGCTGGTTTTAGGCTTATACTGGAAAAAGGCCTCTGCATCCGGTGCACTGGCTTCAATGTTCTGCGGTTTGAGTACCTATATCGCGCTCACCATCCTGAAGCCCGATCTGCACGGCATACATGCGATCGTCCCTACATTAGCCATTGGGCTGATCGCATTTATTTCCGGTAGCCTGTTGCTTCCGTCAGCCAGAACCGTGCATGCCAGTTCGTAACTATGTCGTTAGTTCGAAACTATGTCGTCAGTTCGAAACGATGCCAGTTCATCACTATGCCCGTTTGTAACCAGACCGTTTTTTTACCATGCTGTAATCCGTCATCAAACCAATGGCTGATTACAGTTCACTCCGGGATCTGTTAGACTTCGTCGCAATGAGAGCGATTCATCTCAACACCCGTTTTTTATTTCAATCCACCCGTTTTTATTTCAGCCACGGTGTGAATTTCACCGTGATTGATTTCAACAAGAGTAATGTGTCATGCCATGGATTCAAATCAAACTCAATGCCACCAACCAAAATGCAGAGCAAATCGGCGACATGCTGATGGAAGAAACCGGCGCTTTGTCAGTCACGTTTCTGGATGCACAGGATACACCGGTATTTGAACCGCTTCCCGGAGAAACCCGCCTTTGGGGAGATACAGATATTCTTGCACTGTATGATGCTGAAGCTGATACGGCTCAGGTTCTGGCACAAATTAAAGCCAGCGGTATGCTGGATGAATCATTTGCATACAAAATTGAGCAGCTGGAAGATAAAGACTGGGAAAGAGAATGGATGGATAATTTCCACCCGATGCAGTTTGGCCAGCGTTTATGGATTTGCCCAAGCTGGCGTGAAATCCCGGATCCGGACGCGGTGAACGTGATGCTTGATCCCGGGCTGGCTTTTGGCACCGGGACTCACCCAACAACAGCACTGTGCCTTCAATGGCTTGAAGCGCTTGATTTAACCGGTAAAACAGTCGTTGATTTCGGGTGTGGGTCCGGCATTCTGGCCATTGCTGCAATTAAGCTGGGTGCGAGCAAAGTGATCGGGATTGATATCGACCCACAAGCCCTTCTCGCATCACAGGAAAATGCCAAACGTAATGGTGTAGAAGACCTGCTGGAAGTCTTTTTGCCACAAAACCAACCAGAAAATCTGCAGGCTGATGTTGTCGTCGCAAACATACTCGCCGGCCCGCTGCGTGAGCTGTCACCTGTTATTCAAAGTCTGGTGAAACCACAAGGACTATTAGCGATGTCCGGGGTGCTGGATACACAGGCTGAAGATGTTTCTGGTTATTATTGCAACACTTTTGACTTGGATCCTATCGCTGAACAGAGTGAATGGTGCAGAATATCTGGCCGGAAAAAATAATATCTCACGCAGTAAATCGCTTAATTGGCTGAAAAAACAAACACTTTTACAAAACAATTGAGAAATGCTCAAATATTAGTCTTTTCACGCCGCGAAAAAATGCGTAAAATGCGCGCCCTTACTGCAAGATAACTGTAACGACGTTTTGAAGATTGGAAATTATCAACTAAAAAACAATCTGATTGTTGCGCCGATGGCTGGTGTCACCGACAGACCTTTCAGAGAGTTATGTCTTCGTTATGGCGCAGGGATGGCCATCAGTGAAATGATGTCATCAAACCCTGCTCTGTGGAAAACGCCGAAGTCAAAACAGCGTATGGTTCATGAAGGAGAATCCGGGCTCCGCTCAGTACAGATCGCTGGTTCTGACCCGCAGTTAATGGCAGAAGCTGCACAATTCAGTGTTGAAAACGGTGCGCAAATTATCGATATCAACATGGGTTGTCCGGCGAAGAAAGTAAACAAAAAGTTAGCGGGCTCGGCATTACTGCGCTACCCGGAACTGATCGAAAAAATATTAACTTCGGTCGTTCAGGCAGTCCAGGTGCCCGTCACTTTGAAAACCCGAACGGGTTGGGATACAAACAACAGAAATTGTGTCCGGATAGCAAAATTAGCCGAAGACTGCGGCATACAGGCATTGGCACTGCATGGCAGAACCAAAGCCTGCATGTACAAAGGTGAGGCCGAATACGACAGCATTAAAGCGGTAAAATCTGCCATCTCGATTCCTGTCATTGCTAACGGTGATATCGATACTCCGGAGAAGGCAAAACATGTACTGGATTACACCGGTGCAGACGCGTTAATGATTGGCCGCCCCGCTCAGGGTCGTCCGTGGATTTTTCAGGAAATTCAGCATTTTTTGGAAACCGGAGCTGTAATGCCGCCACTTCCTCAACAGGAAGTTAAAAGCATTTTACTTGGTCACGTGAAGTCTCTTCATCAGTTTTACGGAGAGTACCTGGGGCCCCGCATCGCACGTAAACACGTCGGGTGGTACCTGAAAACACACGAGGCCAGCGGTTTTCGTCGGACCTTCAATGCCATAGAAGCAGCACCGCTGCAACTTGAAGCGCTTGAAGGCTATTTTGATAACGTTGCATCATCAAATTAATGAGAAGAGCTAGACCGAATATGTTCGAACAAAATCTAACTTCAGAAGCTTTAACTGTAACCACTGTAACTTCACAAGACCAAATCACGCAAAAGCCTTTACGTGACTCCGTTAAAGCATCACTTAAGAACTATCTTGCCCAGTTAAACGGACAGGAAGTAACAGAACTATACGAATTAGTTCTTGCTGAAGTAGAGCAGCCTTTACTGGACACTATCATGCAATATACCCGTGGTAATCAAACGCGTGCTGCAAACATGATGGGCATCAACCGCGGTACTCTGCGCAAAAAACTGAAAAAATACGGCATGAACTAAACCGTTTTTCATAACTATATGATTTTAAAGCACTAATAGAGAAATTTATTAGTGCTTTTTTCGTTGTGATACACACCGTGATACACACGGGCAAATCCGTAAACACACGATATAACCTATTGAGATAGCAAGACTTAATTGTTCTATTCTTGAAGTCATCTCAAAATACCGCTTTATGGTCAGTTCAGTGCAACTTCCGCCTTTTCAGCTTTCTGCTGTACATACTTAAAAATGGATTGGCAGCACTCTTTTGTTGCATGTCTGAATGAGATGTATGAAGGATTGAGACAGAGAAGCGGAATCACCTACATGGGCGCTAAAAATGACTTGCTCAGGCTTCCGGATATAGTTTGATTAAGAATCCGGATACCGAATCTAAATCGCTTGGATTGTGAATGATGAGCAATCAGGGATTATCTGAATGGCATTTGATGTGGCTTGATTTAGGGGTCTGATACGGTTTGGTTGAATATCCGGATTGCATATCTGAACGACTTAGATTGTTAATAATCAGGATTCGGGATTATCTGGATGGCATATGATGCGGTTAAGTTTGAGGATTCGGATATGGTTTGATTGTATATCCGGATTCCATATCTGAATGGTTTGGATTGTGAATGATATGGTATCGCGATTGCACTTGGTATGGGTTGGTTTTGGGGTTCCGATACCATTTAATTGTATACCTGATTTCACATTTGAGCCGCTTGGATGGTCAATCATGGGTGTTCGGATTCATAAAATGGTGGGTCTGCAAAAAGAGCCACAAAACTAAGTGGCTCTGGATTAACTTAGTTTTGAACAAGGAACTTATTGCTTTATTCTGCCCTTCTCAGAAGTGACTACCTTACCGATTGAGTCCTGAATCGTGATTAACTTATTCATGTAAAGCAGCACCTCATGAAAATCATGATCTGAAGGATTCATCTTGCGCAGATAATCTTCAATCTGAATAAGATATTCACGGGCTTTCTGTGAAAGGTGTGGGTCGTAAGCGATTGTTGCAGGCATAAGTGCCTCCGTACGATGATTTAAAGAAAAAATCACCACCGCAATGGTTCCAAACAGAGAGGTGGTGGACTGATCGAGGTTGGAACAACCGCACGTACGGACACGGCCTGGCCGAAGTCAGCCTCTCTCAGCCCACCATAATTCTAAACGATTTCGCTCAATAAATAGTCAAAATCGCAAAAAAACAGGTGTGAAAAGATCATATACCGACATGATGTCGATATATCGTACGTTTTATTTGCGAGGTTCCAAACTCGTCACCGGATTTTGCCAGTGAGCGGGTAGGATAATCTTGGTGGGGGTGAGGTGTCAATTGTTGAAGAACTCGATAACTTCTACATTATAGGTTCCAGTCTGAATATTTGAACGAGATATCAATTAATTGGTAGTAAATTTCTTGCTACCTGTAAAATATTTTTTCTGATACGAATATCCCTATTTTCTGCTATGGCTACAAAACCCGCAGCTTTGAATTCATTGGCTAATTGAGAAACATGAGGTGCAATCCAGTTTATAGAGTTACGGGTTCTTCTTGCTAAATTATCTCTGATATCATTGAAGTTTGTTTCGCTAATACAATCCTCTGCCTGATTGCTCAATTCTATAATTAGACTACTAATACCATTAAACTTGCTATTGAGGTGATATATACCGTTTGTAGCTGCATACTCCATATGCATTGTCCACGCATTTTGAATATCGTAATTTTCTTTTTGTAATTCTAGTAACAAGTAACGCCATAAATTAACTGTATAGCGAGGTCTATTCAATAATCCAACCAACGAAAAAGAATCATTGGATTCATACTCCCAACAAGGCTTGGCATAGCAAGAATCATCGAGAGAGAAATAAGTCAAAAACGATTCAAAACTGATATCTGAACCACATTCTTGAATCGCATAATTAAATCGTTCTTTAACAAGTTGCATTAACTTTTCTGTATCCCAGCAATTTATTGCCACTAATTTTCCCATATACTTAGCGCCTAATCCTTGTACGATTGAAAATGCTGAAGAATTAATAGCTATTGCATACGGAGCAATTATACCTGAGTCAGTCAAATCATAAAGTGTTTGAAAATAGCATTGAATATTATGACGAACATTATCGCTTAATAAATTATCTCTTGAATCATCTATTTCATCGATTTGAAAATAAAGACCAGAAAATATTTTAGATGCTTTCATTTTATCTGTAATTTGATTAATTCTGGTTACAGGATTTGCATTTTCATTATTTAATATAGATAGAGTTATATTACTCATGGATAATATAGCAGGATCAGCTTCAAATATCTTATTAAAAAAAGAAAACATTTGTTCAACATTTTCTAGGGCAAATGTTGCAATTTGTTCTATGGTATCTCTTCGATCTAAACCTAATTCAGTTGCAATCTTCCGTATGCCAGCATCACCACCACTAGTGAGCTTATTATATGAGCGCTTCGCTATTTCAGTAAGTATCCAAAAGTCAATTGCATATTGAACAGCTCTGCAACGATCATTCATCCCCCAATTCTGTATTGTATCCACGAGCCTATTAAGTTGTTGATATTCAACTTTACATGTTGAGTCTACTTTTTTAGTATTTGATAACAGTTTTAATAATGAGGACTTGCCAATTCCTGCTGGCCCATGAATCACAATGATATTCTCTTTATTAATATCTTTAATTTGTTTTAGATCAATTAGGTAATGCTCTAAATTTGCATCTTTACTTGCGTCCTCAGCTTCAAATACAGAGGATAGGGCTTTGAACTCATCATGCGTTATCATGGTGAACCTCATAAAAAAGAAAGTGTTGCCGCTTAACTATTCGGTTCATACCAATCAATAGTTGAACAAGTTGTTTAAAACGAGTTTTAGGATAATCTGTACCCCATTTGCGGTACCAGTTATCAAGGGTTGGAAGATTGTTTTCATTTGAGTGGCCAGTATGAATTGATTGCAATAAGCCATCCAAATCATAACCTTGTGATTCTATTTCTTTTCTTAAATGAATTTCAAGAGAACGGTCAAAGTCGTTGTTATATATATCTTTGCCTTTTTCAGTAAGCTTCCCTTCGATCCTATCCACTATATTCCAGTATCTAATGTGATTAAACCAAGCCCTAATAGCCTTATCACTAATAAAAATATCTTTGTCTGTATTCCGATCTTTAATCATAAATGCTTTAGCAAGTTCTTTGTCTAGCTTTAATGAACCTATAACATTGTCATATTGCTCACTTGGGTATTTACCAAATGCAATTATTGATGCTTTAAAACGGTTGTAAGTAATTGGTACCATAAGTAATGCCTTGATAGCTTTTCTTTTTGTACAAAACCAGTAATAAATATTTATCCGAAGTTGTTATCACATTCGTTACTA carries:
- the fis gene encoding DNA-binding transcriptional regulator Fis, which translates into the protein MFEQNLTSEALTVTTVTSQDQITQKPLRDSVKASLKNYLAQLNGQEVTELYELVLAEVEQPLLDTIMQYTRGNQTRAANMMGINRGTLRKKLKKYGMN
- the prmA gene encoding 50S ribosomal protein L11 methyltransferase, yielding MPWIQIKLNATNQNAEQIGDMLMEETGALSVTFLDAQDTPVFEPLPGETRLWGDTDILALYDAEADTAQVLAQIKASGMLDESFAYKIEQLEDKDWEREWMDNFHPMQFGQRLWICPSWREIPDPDAVNVMLDPGLAFGTGTHPTTALCLQWLEALDLTGKTVVDFGCGSGILAIAAIKLGASKVIGIDIDPQALLASQENAKRNGVEDLLEVFLPQNQPENLQADVVVANILAGPLRELSPVIQSLVKPQGLLAMSGVLDTQAEDVSGYYCNTFDLDPIAEQSEWCRISGRKK
- a CDS encoding P-loop ATPase, Sll1717 family encodes the protein MITHDEFKALSSVFEAEDASKDANLEHYLIDLKQIKDINKENIIVIHGPAGIGKSSLLKLLSNTKKVDSTCKVEYQQLNRLVDTIQNWGMNDRCRAVQYAIDFWILTEIAKRSYNKLTSGGDAGIRKIATELGLDRRDTIEQIATFALENVEQMFSFFNKIFEADPAILSMSNITLSILNNENANPVTRINQITDKMKASKIFSGLYFQIDEIDDSRDNLLSDNVRHNIQCYFQTLYDLTDSGIIAPYAIAINSSAFSIVQGLGAKYMGKLVAINCWDTEKLMQLVKERFNYAIQECGSDISFESFLTYFSLDDSCYAKPCWEYESNDSFSLVGLLNRPRYTVNLWRYLLLELQKENYDIQNAWTMHMEYAATNGIYHLNSKFNGISSLIIELSNQAEDCISETNFNDIRDNLARRTRNSINWIAPHVSQLANEFKAAGFVAIAENRDIRIRKNILQVARNLLPIN
- a CDS encoding YhdT family protein encodes the protein MQKRTEIYHQSQKEACWALVLSILYFIWWYVSAYGFAPAPGDQQLPQLILGLPVWFLLSCIIGPALFTLLCFLMVKFFYRDVPLDIQDGDDHE
- the accC gene encoding acetyl-CoA carboxylase biotin carboxylase subunit, which codes for MLDKIVIANRGEIALRILRACKELGIKTVAVHSTADRDLKHVLLADESICIGPPRSIDSYLNIPRIISAAEVTGAIAIHPGYGFLSENADFAEQVEQSGFIFVGPRAETIRMMGDKVSAINAMKKAGVPCVPGSDGPLDNDSDKNKAHAKRIGYPVIIKASGGGGGRGMRVVRNEGELVDSIAMTRAEAKAAFNNDMVYMEKFLENPRHVEVQVIADGQGGAIHLGERDCSMQRRHQKVVEEAPAPGITEEMRKYIGERCTRACVEIGYRGAGTFEFLYENGEFYFIEMNTRIQVEHPVTEMVTGVDLIKEQLRIAAGQPLSFTQDDIKLRGHAIECRINAEDPERFLPSPGTIDLFHSPGGMGVRWESHIYSGYTVPPHYDSMVGKLITYGENRDVAIARMKNALNEMIVEGIKTNIPLQQEIMNDENFQHGGANIHYLEKKLGLQ
- the panF gene encoding sodium/pantothenate symporter: MNSQLIIPLVIYLMAMFVMAALTRRHRQSGAFLNEYFVGGRSMGGFVLAMTLAATYASASSFIGGPGAAYKMGLGWVLLAMIQLPVAWLTLGILGKKFAIEARRNNAVTLNDMLYARFQSRTVVILASVALLLAFFGTMVVQFVGGARLLQTVTGLPYQHGLFLFAFTVGIYTTIGGFRAVVLTDTVQGIMMLIGTVALLAGVIHAGGSLGELITKLHEIDPALITPYGPNHFLSQPFMLSFWILVCFGMIGLPHTAIRCMAYKDSRSLHQGIVISTAMVALLMLGTHLAGALGRAIVPDLSSPDQIMPTLMMTVLPPFFAGIFLAGPMAAIMSTIDSQLIQSSATLLKDLYINYINPQLMTQKESETESKLNRLSLWITAIFSLLVFIAATNPPDMIIWLNLLALGGLQAVFLWPLVLGLYWKKASASGALASMFCGLSTYIALTILKPDLHGIHAIVPTLAIGLIAFISGSLLLPSARTVHASS
- the dusB gene encoding tRNA dihydrouridine synthase DusB, producing the protein MKIGNYQLKNNLIVAPMAGVTDRPFRELCLRYGAGMAISEMMSSNPALWKTPKSKQRMVHEGESGLRSVQIAGSDPQLMAEAAQFSVENGAQIIDINMGCPAKKVNKKLAGSALLRYPELIEKILTSVVQAVQVPVTLKTRTGWDTNNRNCVRIAKLAEDCGIQALALHGRTKACMYKGEAEYDSIKAVKSAISIPVIANGDIDTPEKAKHVLDYTGADALMIGRPAQGRPWIFQEIQHFLETGAVMPPLPQQEVKSILLGHVKSLHQFYGEYLGPRIARKHVGWYLKTHEASGFRRTFNAIEAAPLQLEALEGYFDNVASSN